From the Theobroma cacao cultivar B97-61/B2 chromosome 2, Criollo_cocoa_genome_V2, whole genome shotgun sequence genome, one window contains:
- the LOC18610114 gene encoding protein STRICTOSIDINE SYNTHASE-LIKE 10 — translation MKISLSFKFLFIVLLLSQNIKQSYQQLPDGDDVPKNYHQLDLPQVTGPESIAFDCKNQGPYVGVSDGRILKWHGPYLGWKEFAIPSPVRDRKLCDGSTNPNLEPICGRPLGLKFNYATCDLYIADAYFGLLVVGPNGGVAQQLATSAEGVPFRFTNGLDIDSKTGIVYFTDSSIFFQRRYHLLLRITSDRSGRLLKYDPRTKDVTVMYRGLMFPNGVALNADNSYLLVAESTTMRILKFRLEGEANSYIPQLFVQLSRTPDNIQRNKNGEFWVGLNSGRSGRIQDDAYAKLPDPVGVKLNQEGKILKQLDGNGGITLNSISEVQELNGTLYIGSVTKPYLGILYP, via the exons ATGAAGATATCTCTTTCATTCAAGTTTTTGTTCATTGTGCTTTTGCTCTCCCAAAACATCAAACAATCCTATCAACAGCTTCCTGACGGTGATGATGTCCCCAAGAATTACCACCAACTCGACCTCCCTCAAGTCACAGGACCTGAAAGCATCGCCTTCGACTGTAAAAACCAAGGACCTTATGTTGGTGTTTCTGATGGAAGAATACTCAAATGGCATGGACCATATCTTGGTTGGAAAGAGTTTGCCATTCCTTCTCCAGTAAG GGATAGGAAGCTCTGCGATGGTTCCACAAATCCAAACCTTGAACCAATCTGCGGGAGGCCATTGGGTCTGAAATTCAACTATGCGACATGCGACCTCTACATCGCAGACGCATACTTTGGCCTGCTAGTGGTTGGACCCAACGGTGGCGTGGCTCAACAACTTGCAACTTCAGCTGAAGGAGTCCCTTTCAGATTTACAAACGGTTTAGACATCGATTCCAAGACAGGGATAGTCTATTTCACTGATAGTAGCATTTTCTTCCAAAGAAG GTATCACCTCTTACTAAGAATAACTTCTGACAGAAGCGGACGGTTACTTAAATATGATCCTCGAACCAAGGATGTAACTGTTATGTACAGAGGCTTAATGTTTCCAAACGGGGTGGCTTTGAACGCTGATAACTCTTACCTGCTAGTCGCAGAATCAACTACaatgagaattttgaaattcagGCTTGAAGGTGAAGCAAACAGTTATATTCCACAACTGTTCGTACAATTGTCAAGAACCCCAGATAACATTCAAAGGAACAAGAATGGAGAATTCTGGGTAGGACTCAACAGTGGAAGATCGGGAAGGATTCAAGATGATGCCTACGCCAAGCTTCCAGATCCTGTGGGAGTCAAGTTAAATcaagaaggaaaaattttgaaacaattgGATGGAAACGGTGGAATCACATTAAATTCCATCAGTGAAGTTCAAGAATTGAATGGAACATTGTATATAGGATCAGTGACCAAACCCTATCTAGGCATCTTATACCCATAG
- the LOC18610117 gene encoding protein STRICTOSIDINE SYNTHASE-LIKE 10, translating into MKIFHSFKLLFFVLFLSQNIIQSFQQLPEGDDLHKKYYQIDLPQVTGPESIAFDCKNQGPYVGVSDGRILKWQGPNLGWKEFAIPSSDRDRKLCDGSTNPDLEPTCGRPLGLKFNSATCDLYIADAYFGLLLVGRSGGVAQQLATSAEGVPFKFTNALDIDTNTGVVYFTDSSIIFQRRHYFLSTITFDRSGRLLKYNFRTKEVTVLYKGLAFPNGVALSKDNSFLLVAETTKMRILKFNLGSTTDSYTPEQFAQLPKMPDNIKRNDKGEFWVALNSGRGRIQNDGETKLSSETTIPWFTLDPVGVKYDQEGKIMKQLDGNGGIRFDSVSEVEELNGKLYIGSVVKPFVGVLYT; encoded by the exons ATGAAGATATTTCACTCATTCAAGCTTTTGTTCTTCGTACTTTTCCTCTCCCAAAACATCATACAATCCTTTCAACAACTTCCTGAGGGTGATGACCTCCATAAGAAGTACTACCAAATAGACCTCCCTCAAGTCACAGGACCTGAAAGCATCGCCTTTGATTGCAAAAACCAAGGGCCTTATGTTGGTGTCTCTGATGGCAGAATACTCAAATGGCAAGGACCCAATCTTGGTTGGAAGGAGTTTGCCATACCTTCTTCAGACAG GGATAGGAAATTGTGCGATGGGTCCACAAATCCAGACCTTGAACCAACATGTGGAAGGCCACTGGGTCTGAAATTCAACAGTGCAACATGCGATCTCTACATTGCAGATGCTTACTTTGGTCTCCTATTGGTTGGACGCAGTGGTGGGGTGGCTCAACAACTTGCTACTTCAGCTGAAGGAGTACCTTTCAAATTTACAAATGCTTTAGACATTGATACCAACACCGGAGTAGTTTATTTTACAGATAGTAGCATTATCTTCCAAAGAAG GCATTATTTCTTATCGACAATAACATTTGATAGAAGCGGAAGATtacttaaatataattttcgGACCAAGGAAGTAACGGTGTTATACAAGGGTTTAGCGTTTCCAAATGGAGTGGCTCTAAGCAAGGACAATTCATTCCTTTTAGTTGCTGAAACAactaaaatgagaattttgaaGTTCAACCTTGGTAGTACGACTGACAGTTATACTCCAGAACAGTTTGCGCAATTGCCAAAAATGCCAGATAACATCAAGAGAAATGATAAGGGAGAGTTTTGGGTAGCACTAAACAGTGGAAGAGGAAGGATCCAAAATGACGGCGAGACCAAATTGTCTAGTGAAACAACTATCCCTTGGTTTACTCTAGACCCAGTCGGGGTCAAATATGACCAAGAGGGAAAGATTATGAAGCAGTTGGATGGAAATGGTGGAATCCGATTTGATTCGGTCAGTGAAGTTGAAgaattaaatggaaaattaTACATAGGTTCAGTAGTCAAACCTTTTGTTGGCGTCCTATACACTTAA
- the LOC18610119 gene encoding S-adenosylmethionine decarboxylase proenzyme, with product MESKGGNKKSSSSKSLFYEAPLGYSIEDVRPNGGIKKFRSAAYSNCARKPSIAMAVSAIGFEGYEKRLEISFFEPGIFVDPEGKGLRSLSKAQLDEILGPAECTIVSSLSNKQVDSYVLSESSLFVYPYKIIIKTCGTTKLLLAIPPILKLAGGLSLAIKSVRYTRGSFIFPGAQPYPHRNFSEEVAILDSYFGKLGGGSKAYVMGGLDKQKWHVYSASAEAVISSGPIYTVEMCLTGLDREMASVFYKDQSGSAAVMTINSGIRKILPDSEICDFEFDPCGYSMNAIEGAAISTIHVTPEDGFSYASFEAVGYDPKDLNLKQLVERVLVCFKPSDFSVAVHVDVAGQSLEQNCLLDVKGYCCGERGIEELGIGGSVIYQKFNSTGGCGSPRSTLKCCWKEEEEEEE from the exons ATGGAGTCTAAAGGCGGGAACAAGAAGTCTAGTAGTAGTAAATCCTTATTCTACGAAGCTCCCCTCGGTTACAGCATTGAAGACGTTCGACCAAACGGTGGCATCAAGAAGTTCCGATCTGCTGCATACTCCAAC TGCGCTCGCAAGCCATC CATCGCAATGGCAGTATCTGCAATTGGATTTGAGGGTTATGAAAAGAGGCtcgaaatttcattttttgagCCTGGCATCTTTGTTGATCCTGAAGGAAAGGGTCTGCGATCACTGTCGAAAGCCCAGTTGGATGAGATTCTAGGTCCAGCTGAGTGCACCATTGTTTCCTCACTGTCAAACAAGCAGGTGGACTCTTATGTCCTTTCCGAGTCTAGCCTCTTTGTCTATCCTTACAAGATCATCATTAAAACCTGTGGGACAACAAAATTGCTTCTTGCAATCCCACCCATCTTAAAGTTGGCTGGCGGTCTTTCTCTTGCCATAAAATCTGTTAGGTATACTCGTGGGAGCTTTATCTTCCCCGGTGCTCAGCCATATCCTCACCGCAACTTCTCTGAAGAAGTTGCTATCCTTGATAGCTATTTTGGGAAGCTAGGCGGAGGCAGCAAGGCTTATGTGATGGGTGGCCTGGATAAACAGAAATGGCATGTGTACTCTGCTTCTGCAGAAGCAGTCATCTCCAGTGGCCCTATTTACACTGTAGAGATGTGCTTGACTGGTTTGGACAGGGAAATGGCTTCAGTATTCTACAAAGACCAATCAGGCTCGGCTGCTGTTATGACCATTAACTCTGGCATAAGGAAGATTCTACCAGATTCTGAGATATgtgattttgaatttgatcCCTGTGGTTATTCAATGAATGCAATTGAAGGGGCTGCAATTTCTACTATTCATGTTACACCAGAAGATGGGTTTAGTTATGCAAGCTTTGAAGCTGTGGGCTATGATCCGAAAGATTTGAATCTGAAGCAGTTGGTGGAAAGGGTGTTGGTTTGCTTCAAACCAAGTGACTTCTCTGTTGCAGTGCATGTTGATGTTGCGGGTCAGTCACTTGAACAGAACTGTTTGCTGGATGTGAAAGGATACTGTTGCGGAGAGAGAGGCATTGAAGAGCTTGGAATCGGTGGTTCCGTCATCTACCAGAAATTTAACAGTACTGGGGGCTGTGGATCTCCTAGATCAACTCTGAAATGCTGCtggaaagaggaagaagaggaagaggagTAG